CCACGGGTGTAGGCGGTGACGGCTCCCTTGGTCGCGGCGTAGTCAGCCAGTCCAGGGCCTGGGACATGGTCGGCCACGCAGGAGCCGATGGTGACAATCCGGCCGCCTTTGCCCATGAAAGCGGCGGCCGCGCGGACGGCGGCCGCCACACCGCCGACGTTGACGGCGAATTGGCGCTCCAGTCCGGCGAGGTCGCTGGTGGGGGCTCCGGTTATGCCGTAGACCGCGATGCCCGCGTTGTTGACCAGGATGTCCAGACGGCCGAAGCGTTCGATAACCGCCTCGACCAACGCCCGGACCTGGGCCGGATCGGCCTGGTCGGCCTTGATTGCGGCCGCTCGCACGCCCTTGGTTTCAAGGCCGCGCGCCACGGCCTCCGCCTTGTCGGCAGAGGCCGCGTAGCTTACGGCCACGTCCGCGCCGTCGTCCGCAAGGGCACGAGCGATGGCCGCTCCCATGCCTCGCGATCCTCCGGTGATCAGGGCCACCTTGCCCGCAAGTATTTTGCTCATGGCTCGCTCCTCGTTTTCGTCTGGACGTGTCGGCCGCCCCTCGGCGCTCATGGCATAGTGCCCATTCTCCACCGTATGATTGGGGCGGGATTTTCCGTCAACATGTTTATGGTCCAGGGCTCCGGCAATTGAACATCGCGTTGGAAGGGTGTATCCGCGCACATCGCCGTTGTTTCGGCGAGACGAGCAAAGACTTTTTTGAAGGTATACAGAGCATGCACCTTTCCCCCTCTTCCCCTATAGGCATCTTCGACTCGGGCGTGGGCGGCCTCACCGTGGCCCGCGCGGTCATGGAGCGCCTGCCCCGCGAGAACATCGTCTACTTCGGCGACACGGCCCGCGTGCCTTACGGCGTGAAATCCCGCGAGACAGTGGCCCGCTTCGCCGAGCAGATCGCCCGATTCCTTTTGGCCAAGCAGGTGAAGATGCTCATCATCGCCTGCAACACCATGGCCGCCGTGGCGTATGACACCGTGCGCGCCCTGTCGCCCGTGCCCGTGCTGGAGGTGATCGACGCGGGCGCGCGCACCGCCGTGGCCCGCACCCGCAACCGGCGCATCGGCATCATCGGCACGCCCTCCACCATCGGCTCCGGGGCGTATGTCACCGCCATACAGCGCTACGACCAAAGCGGAATGTTCCTGGCCACGGAGGCATGCCCGCTCTTCGTCCCCCTGGTGGAGGAGGGCTGGCTGGATCACCCCGTGACTCGGCTCACGGCCTTCGAATACCTCACGCCGCTTTTGGCCCAGAACATCGACACCCTTGTGCTCGGCTGCACGCATTATCCGCTGCTCAAGCCCATGCTGGGCTCGGTCATGGGGCAGGGCGTGCGTCTGGTGGATTCGGCCGAGGCCGTGTCCGAGCGCGCCGAGGATCTTCTGCGCGAGATGAAGCTTGAGAATCCGGGCCAGGGCGAACCCGAACATGTTTTCCACGTCACGGACGTGCCGCAACGCTTTCGGGAAGTGGGCGAACGTTTTCTCGGGCGCAGCCTGGGAACGGTGCGCGTTGAGAGCCTGTGCTGAACATCAACCACAGAGAAGGAACCATCCATGCCAAGCGACACCATCGTCATCAAGCAGGAGGACATCCCGGTCCGCAAGAAACAGCCCCCGCCGGGCAAGGCCATCCGGGACCCCAAGGCGTACCGCCGCCATCCCAAACACAGAAACCGCGACGACGGCGCCATGCGCCACGAAAAAGCGCCCGACGGGGACAACCCGCCGGGCGCTTCGTTTATTCCGGGGCCTTGGGTGCGTCAGGCAGTCTCGCTCAGTTTCTGCTCGATGAGGTTCTTGGCGCGAAGGGCCAGCTGGCTGACCTCGGGCTTGGATATCTGGTCGTCAGCGCCCACGGCCGTTCCCTTGTGGCGCAGCTTGTCGGTGATGAGCGAGGAGAACAACAGCACCGGGAGCTTGCCCAGGGCCGGGTCTTCCTTGATGCGCTTGGTCAGGTTGTGGCCGTCCATGGTAGGCATTTCGATGTCCGAGACCACCACCTGCACGTAATCCGAGACGGCCTTGCCTTCCTTTTCAGCCGTGGCCTTGATTCCCACGAGGCGCTCCCAGGCCTGCAGGCCCGTGGTGACCACCTCCACGTCGAAGTTGGCCTTTTCCATGAGGTCGCGCAGCATCTCACGCACCAGGGCGGAGTCGTCGGCGATGAGCGCCCGGTAGCGCTTGCTGGCCTTCCAGTCGATGCTGGTGTCCAGGCGCAGGCCCAGTTCGGGATTCAGGTCGGCTACGATCTTTTCCAGGTCCAAAAGGAAGACGATGCGGTCCTCCAGTTTGACCACGCCAGTGATGGAGTCGCCGCTCAAGGAGGAGACATAGGTGTTGGGCGGCTCCACGGCCTCCCAGCTCAGACGGTGGATGCGCGTGACGCCGGACACCAGGAAGGCGGAGGTCACCTTGTTGAACTCGGTGACGATGACCTTGGGGGATTCGTGCTCCGCGCGCTGCTTGCCGAGCCACACGGAGAGGTCCACCAGGGGGATGATGTGGTTTCGCAGGTTGAACGCGCCCTGCACCGACGGGTGTGAGACCTCGGGCAGCGCGGTGACGCGGGGCAGGCGGATGATCTCCAGCACCTTGGCCACGTTGACCCCGTAATAGCCCTTGTAGGACGTGAGGCCCGACGGGTCGCCTTCGGGCACGGCCTCGTCGAGGAAGAATTCGACTATTTCGAGCTCGTTGGTCCCGGCTTCGAGAAGAATATTGGTCTGGGCCATCGAGAGGGTCCTCCGCGGCTAGAGCGTGCGCAAAATCGCTTCCACCGAATCGATTATGTTTTTGGGCGTTGAAGCTCCGGCTGTCAAGCCGATACGGGTTTTGCCCCGCATATTTTCAAGCGGGAGTTCCGCTTCGGTCTCCACATGAGCGCAGGGCACTCCCTGGGCCTCGGCCACCTTGGCCAGGCGACGCGTGTTGCCGCTGTCGCGCCCGCCAACCACCACCATGAAGTCCACCTGCTTGGCGATGGCGATGGCCTCTTCCTGACGCTTCTGGGTGGCGTCGCAGATGGTGTGGAGTACGGGAATCTCGCGGCCGAGCAAGGCGAAAAGATAATCCCGGATGCGTTCGAACTCGGCCTCGTCCTGGGTGGTCTGGGCGGCCAGGAAATAGGCGTCGGCCGGGTCCGGGGCATAGGCCTGGATCTCCTCCAGGCTGTCGAACACGATGGCCCCGTGGGAGGCGTGGCTGAGCAGGCCGCGCACCTCGGGATGGGCCTCCTCGCCGTAGAGGAGCAGGATCTTCCCCTGGTCGGCCTCCCTGGCGATGAGCTTCTGGGCCTTCTTGACCTTGGGGCAGGTGGCGTCGGCCACGGTGAGGCCCCGGGCGGCCAGGCGTTCGTCCATCTGGCGGGGAATTCCGTGGGCCCGGATAAGCACCGTGGCCCCGGGGGCGATGGCCTCGGGCTCCTCGGAGCGGCGTACGCCCTTGGAGGCGTACTCCTCAAGCACCTGCGGATTGTGGATCAGGGGCCCGAACGTGTATAGGGGCGCGCCCGAAGCGTTCTCGGCAAGCAGCTGGTCGAGCTTGCGCAGGGCCAAGTCCACGCCCATGCAGAATCCCGCGGTTTTGGCTCTCAGGACGTCCATTCCGGTTCTCCCAGGTTGTCAGGATGGTGTTGCGGGCCGGTTGCCTGCCCGGCCACCGGTCCGGACTCGGCGATGCGCGCTGTGATTTCGCGCAAATGTTCCCACGAGGCGCAGGAGGCCACCTCCAGGCGCAGCGTGCGCGCCCCGGCCAGGTTGCGCACGTAGCGGGGCACGATGGAGCGCATGCGCAGGAGCGCCCGCTCCGGACGTCCGTGCTCGCGGATGAGGTCTGCGTGGCGTTCGATCATACGCGCGACCTCGGAGCCGGAGGGGCCGGAATGCGCGCTGTCCGGGCAGAGCAGGAATTTGCGGAACACGGCCGGGTCGTACATGGCTCCGCGCGCGAACATGACCCCGTCCACGCCGGTCTCGTCAATGCAGCGTTTGGCGTCCTCGGCCGTGAACAAATCGCCGCTGGCCATGACGGGAAGATTCGAGCGGCGCTTGAGCTCCCCGATATGCTCCCAGCGGGCCGTGCCCGAATAGCCTTGCCGGGCGTGGCGCGGGTGCAGGGTGAGCCAGGCAGCGCCTTCGTCCTCGAGGGATTTGGCGATGTCGAAAACGCTTAAGTCCTGGGCGTCCCAGCCGGTGCGCAGCTTGACCCCAACGCTGTCGGGACCGGCCTTGGCCACCATGGCCGCCACCACCTTGCGCAGCACGTCCGGGGTGCGCAGGAGCGCCGCCCCGGAGCCGGTCTTGACCACCTTGGCCACGGAGCAGCCGCAGTTCAGGTCGAACCAGCGAAAACCCGCCTCAAGGAGCATGTCCATGGCCCGGGAGAACATTTCCGGCTCGTTGCCGAAGAGCTGCACCACCAGGGGAGCGTCACCGGGGCAGGTGGCCAGGAGGTCCTTGGTCCCGGGGCTGTAATAGACCATGCCCTTGGCGCTGACCATTTCGGTGACGGCGCAGGCGGCACCCATCTCACGGCAGAGCATGCGGAAGGGCAGGTCGGAGTATCCGGCCAGGGGGGCCAGCCAGGGGCGGTCCGGGCCGATGGGGGGAAGATTCATGCGCGGGGGAACCTCGAGCCTTGGGGAATCGCGTGGCTTCCGGGAAGGACCCGGCGGCCAGTCGCGCCCGGTGAATCCTCTAACCATTCGTCTGGGTATTGGCAATGCCTGGATGAGCAACCATGCGGTTTCCCGGGGCATCCTTGACCTGGTTTTTGCTTTTGCCTATCCTCCAAGGTTCAAGCCCGTCCGCCCTGGCTTTCGGGTAATACCACCAAAGAGGAATCTATGTCGCCCAAATCCGAGCTTATCTGGTTCGATGGCGCCCTGGTGCCCTGGGATAAGGCCCAGGTGCATGTGATGACCCACACCCTGCATTACGGCGTGGGCGTCTTCGAGGGCATCCGCGCCTACAAGAGCGCCGGCGGCGGCTCCGCGGTCTTTCGTCTCAAGGAGCACGTCCACAGGCTCTTCGACTCCGCCAAGATCGTGGAAATCAAGATTCCCCACACCGAAGAGCAGATCGCCCAGGCCATCCTGGACACCCTCAAGGCCAACAAGATGGAGGAGGGCTACATCCGGCCCATCAGCTTCATCGGCACGGGCATGTCCCTAGGCGTTTTCCCGGGCAAGAACCCCATCCACACCGCCATCTGCGTGTGGCCCTGGGGCGCGTACCTGGGCGAGGAAGCCCTGCAGAAGGGCATCCGCATCAGGACCTCCTCCTTCACCCGGCACCACGTCAACGTGATGATGACCAAGGCCAAGGTCTGCGGCAACTACGTCAACTCGGTGCTGGCCAAGAACGAGGCCCTGGCCGACGGCTACGACGAGGGCCTGCTGCTGGACACCGAAGGGTACGTGTCCGAGGGCTCGGGCGAGAACGTCTTCATGGTGGTGAACGGCGTCATCAAGACTCCGCCGCTGACCTCCATCCTGTCGGGCATCACCCGCGAGGCGGTCATCACCCTGGCCAAGGACCTGGGCTACGAGGTGCGCGAGACCCGCTTCACCCGCGATGAGCTCTACACTGCGGACGAGGCGTTCTTCACCGGCACCGCCGCCGAGATCACCCCCATCCGGGAGCTCGACCGCCGCACCATCGGCGAGGGCAAGGCCGGTCCCGTGGCCATGGCGCTGCAGCGCGAGTTCTTCAAGGTGGTCAAGGGCGAGAATCCCAAGTACGCCTCCTGGCTGCACGGCTACACCATCTAATGCACCCACGCCGGGGGGCCCTGCGGCTCCCCGGCTAAAATACATGTCAGCCCAAAGCCTCACAGCGAAATACCGGCCGCAGCGCTTCAGCGACGTGGCCGGGCAGGAAGCCATCAAGCGGATCTTGTCCAAGGCGTCGGCCGAGGACAAGATCGCTCCCGCATATCTTTTTTCCGGCACGCGCGGGGTGGGCAAGACCACCCTGGCCCGCGTGCTGGCCAAGGCCCTGAACTGCGTCACCGCGCCCACGGGCGAGCCGTGCAACGAATGCTCCCAGTGCCGGCAGATCACGGCCGGGGTCTCCCCCGACGTCATCGAGATCGACGCCGCCACCCACGGCACCGTGGACGAGGCGCGCCGCCTCAAGGAAGACATCGGATACGCCCCCTTGCAGAGCCGCTACAAGGTCTTCATCATCGACGAAGCGCACATGCTCTCCAAGGCGGCCTTCAACGCGCTCCTGAAGACCCTGGAGGAGCCGCCCGGGCGTGTCACCTTCATCCTGGCCACCACCGAGCCCCACAAGATCCTGCCGACCATCATCAGCCGCTGCCAGCACTACGTGTTCAAGCGGCTCATGCAGCCCGAGCTGGAGGCCCACCTCACCAGCCTGCTGGACCGCGAGGGCATGGGCTTCGAGCCCTCGGCCGTGAGCCTGATCGCCAGGCGCGGGGCGGGCAGCGTGCGCGACTCCATGTCGCTTCTGGCCCAGGTGCTGGCCATGGGCGGACCGACGCTTCTCGAGCAGGACGTGCGCGACGTGCTGGGCCTGGCCGGACAGGACGTGTTCTTCTCGTTCATGCGCTCCTTCAAGGAGCAGGACTGCCTGGGAGTGAGCGGGCTTCTGCGCCAGGTGCTGGACCGGGGCCTGGACATCGGCTTCTTCCTGCGCGAGCTGGCCTCGTGCTGGCGCAACATGTTTCTCTTGAACCAGTCCGGCGAGAAGGCCCTGCCTGCGCTGGAGCTCACCGAGGAGGAAGGGGGGCAGTGGCTCTCCTGGGCCCGGGAGTTCGAGGCCCGGCACATCCACGCCTGCTGGCAGATGACCCTGGAGGGGCAGCGCCGGGTGATGACCAGCCTGGAGCCCGCCCTGGCCCTGGAACTCCTGCTTCTCAATCTGGCCTACATCCCCAAGCTTCTGTCCCTGGAGGCCATGAACGCGGGGTCGGCCCCGCGCCCCGGTCTTGCGGGATCGGGGGGCACGGGCGGCGCGCCCAGGCCCGCACCTCTGCAACCGGGACAAACCGGGCAGCCGGGCCAGGGCTACGCCCCTGCGCAACGGCCCGCTCCCTACGGAGCTCCGGCCCAGGCACAGCACCAGCCCGGACCGGGGCCTGCCGGCGCCCCGTATGGGGCTCCGCCCCAAGCTCCGCGATACGCGCCGCCGCAGGGGGCCGCGCCCGGGGGGGCTCCGTATGGAGCGCAGCCCCAGACCTCCCCACGGTACGCCCCGCCGCAAGGGGCGGGGCAGCCTGCATCGCGCGCCCCTCAGCCCGCTCCGTATGGGGCTCCGGCGGGCGAGAACGCCTCGCCGGGCGCTTCCAGGCCGGCGCCTTACGCAGCTCCAGCTTCCGCTCCCGGCGGACCCAGGCCGCATCCGGCTTCGGGACAGGATGGGCAGGGATCGCCCAAGGAGGGGCCGCAAAGCGACGAACCTCCGCCCTGGCGGGAGGACGACGTGCCCGCGCCCGCCGCGCCATCCGTCGCGCCGCCCTCGGCCGGGACTTCCGATAGCTCGGGGACGGCCCCGCACGAGGCTTCCGGTCGCTCCGGGAATGCCGCGCCGGGGCTTGCCTCTTCATCAGCAGGGCAGGCGCACGAAGAGGCCGGCACGTCCAGCGGCCCGGGTATGAACGGCTCTTTTGGCGGACCTGGAGAACCGGGCGCGCCCGGCATGGAAAGCTCCAGCGCCGGCAGCCCCCCTTGGGAGCAGGACGAGGACGCCTCCCCGCCGGAGGATCAGGAGTACGCCGCGCCGCCGCTAGAGGCCGCGCGTCCGCTGGGTCCGCCCACATGGAAGGGGTTCGTGAACTACGCCATGCACGAGGTGAGGAGCAATCCGCTGCTCAAGGTGGCCTTTCCGCAGATGACCGGGGCCTACGACGCCATGAACAGGGGCGGCACATTCCGGATCACCTGCAAGAACGAGTTCCAGGCGAACCAGATCAAGGGAAAGCCCGAGAACCTGGCGCTACTCCAGCGGCTGGCCAATGCCTACTTCGGGACGGCGGTGACGCTGGAACTGGCCGCCGAGCAGGGGCAGAAGCTTCTGAGCCAGAAGGAGCTGCGGGCCAAGGCCGA
The window above is part of the Fundidesulfovibrio terrae genome. Proteins encoded here:
- a CDS encoding chemotaxis protein yields the protein MAQTNILLEAGTNELEIVEFFLDEAVPEGDPSGLTSYKGYYGVNVAKVLEIIRLPRVTALPEVSHPSVQGAFNLRNHIIPLVDLSVWLGKQRAEHESPKVIVTEFNKVTSAFLVSGVTRIHRLSWEAVEPPNTYVSSLSGDSITGVVKLEDRIVFLLDLEKIVADLNPELGLRLDTSIDWKASKRYRALIADDSALVREMLRDLMEKANFDVEVVTTGLQAWERLVGIKATAEKEGKAVSDYVQVVVSDIEMPTMDGHNLTKRIKEDPALGKLPVLLFSSLITDKLRHKGTAVGADDQISKPEVSQLALRAKNLIEQKLSETA
- the murI gene encoding glutamate racemase, yielding MHLSPSSPIGIFDSGVGGLTVARAVMERLPRENIVYFGDTARVPYGVKSRETVARFAEQIARFLLAKQVKMLIIACNTMAAVAYDTVRALSPVPVLEVIDAGARTAVARTRNRRIGIIGTPSTIGSGAYVTAIQRYDQSGMFLATEACPLFVPLVEEGWLDHPVTRLTAFEYLTPLLAQNIDTLVLGCTHYPLLKPMLGSVMGQGVRLVDSAEAVSERAEDLLREMKLENPGQGEPEHVFHVTDVPQRFREVGERFLGRSLGTVRVESLC
- the ispH gene encoding 4-hydroxy-3-methylbut-2-enyl diphosphate reductase, which produces MDVLRAKTAGFCMGVDLALRKLDQLLAENASGAPLYTFGPLIHNPQVLEEYASKGVRRSEEPEAIAPGATVLIRAHGIPRQMDERLAARGLTVADATCPKVKKAQKLIAREADQGKILLLYGEEAHPEVRGLLSHASHGAIVFDSLEEIQAYAPDPADAYFLAAQTTQDEAEFERIRDYLFALLGREIPVLHTICDATQKRQEEAIAIAKQVDFMVVVGGRDSGNTRRLAKVAEAQGVPCAHVETEAELPLENMRGKTRIGLTAGASTPKNIIDSVEAILRTL
- a CDS encoding SDR family NAD(P)-dependent oxidoreductase; this translates as MSKILAGKVALITGGSRGMGAAIARALADDGADVAVSYAASADKAEAVARGLETKGVRAAAIKADQADPAQVRALVEAVIERFGRLDILVNNAGIAVYGITGAPTSDLAGLERQFAVNVGGVAAAVRAAAAFMGKGGRIVTIGSCVADHVPGPGLADYAATKGAVTAYTRGWARDFGPKGITVNVVQPGPIATDMNPDEGEFAESLKQATALGRYGKPEEVAAVVAFLASPEASFVTGATIEVDGGLNA
- a CDS encoding tRNA dihydrouridine synthase, with amino-acid sequence MNLPPIGPDRPWLAPLAGYSDLPFRMLCREMGAACAVTEMVSAKGMVYYSPGTKDLLATCPGDAPLVVQLFGNEPEMFSRAMDMLLEAGFRWFDLNCGCSVAKVVKTGSGAALLRTPDVLRKVVAAMVAKAGPDSVGVKLRTGWDAQDLSVFDIAKSLEDEGAAWLTLHPRHARQGYSGTARWEHIGELKRRSNLPVMASGDLFTAEDAKRCIDETGVDGVMFARGAMYDPAVFRKFLLCPDSAHSGPSGSEVARMIERHADLIREHGRPERALLRMRSIVPRYVRNLAGARTLRLEVASCASWEHLREITARIAESGPVAGQATGPQHHPDNLGEPEWTS
- a CDS encoding branched-chain amino acid transaminase encodes the protein MSPKSELIWFDGALVPWDKAQVHVMTHTLHYGVGVFEGIRAYKSAGGGSAVFRLKEHVHRLFDSAKIVEIKIPHTEEQIAQAILDTLKANKMEEGYIRPISFIGTGMSLGVFPGKNPIHTAICVWPWGAYLGEEALQKGIRIRTSSFTRHHVNVMMTKAKVCGNYVNSVLAKNEALADGYDEGLLLDTEGYVSEGSGENVFMVVNGVIKTPPLTSILSGITREAVITLAKDLGYEVRETRFTRDELYTADEAFFTGTAAEITPIRELDRRTIGEGKAGPVAMALQREFFKVVKGENPKYASWLHGYTI
- the dnaX gene encoding DNA polymerase III subunit gamma/tau, producing MSAQSLTAKYRPQRFSDVAGQEAIKRILSKASAEDKIAPAYLFSGTRGVGKTTLARVLAKALNCVTAPTGEPCNECSQCRQITAGVSPDVIEIDAATHGTVDEARRLKEDIGYAPLQSRYKVFIIDEAHMLSKAAFNALLKTLEEPPGRVTFILATTEPHKILPTIISRCQHYVFKRLMQPELEAHLTSLLDREGMGFEPSAVSLIARRGAGSVRDSMSLLAQVLAMGGPTLLEQDVRDVLGLAGQDVFFSFMRSFKEQDCLGVSGLLRQVLDRGLDIGFFLRELASCWRNMFLLNQSGEKALPALELTEEEGGQWLSWAREFEARHIHACWQMTLEGQRRVMTSLEPALALELLLLNLAYIPKLLSLEAMNAGSAPRPGLAGSGGTGGAPRPAPLQPGQTGQPGQGYAPAQRPAPYGAPAQAQHQPGPGPAGAPYGAPPQAPRYAPPQGAAPGGAPYGAQPQTSPRYAPPQGAGQPASRAPQPAPYGAPAGENASPGASRPAPYAAPASAPGGPRPHPASGQDGQGSPKEGPQSDEPPPWREDDVPAPAAPSVAPPSAGTSDSSGTAPHEASGRSGNAAPGLASSSAGQAHEEAGTSSGPGMNGSFGGPGEPGAPGMESSSAGSPPWEQDEDASPPEDQEYAAPPLEAARPLGPPTWKGFVNYAMHEVRSNPLLKVAFPQMTGAYDAMNRGGTFRITCKNEFQANQIKGKPENLALLQRLANAYFGTAVTLELAAEQGQKLLSQKELRAKAEQSDLFKEARESMGAYIIDVRAKN